TACATAAATTATTTCCCAGGAGATCCAAGCACATAGAAATAACATGGTTTAGTTCGTTGTTAGCGATACTTAAATCAGCACAATTCAATACTGACCCGGCAGAAACAAGTCGACAGccatttaatgcttcttttgatTATAAATGCTTGACCCAACTTGAAACTAAATGATTGTATTCTCCAGGCTTTTGAAAGCTTTCTTCTCACTCgtttataatataatatgaggTCTGCAGCTCCAGTTAGTTACGTGGATCACCTCGATGCTGGGTAAATCCTCAAGATTATAAGAGAACTCTTTTTTTACCGAGATAATACAAATCATATCCTAAatatacacacattttttcGAGATGCCTTGTCTGTTCCAGCCTGCTTAGGGCATTAGCATACTATTGTGatcaatttttatttggtttgaaCCAGAGAAATCCATTTCCGACCCTCCATCTGAATTTCGCGTGTCATTTGGGTCACGTGTCTGAAATCCAGCAATaggcaaattttccacaaataatttggatttaCATTCCCCAGTAAAGTCCTCAAATACTGATCCTAGGATGAGATCGGTATTTGccctacatttttaaaattgttgaaatCTTACTACATTCTTATCTGGTCATGATTGTTGATGAACTCAGATATCTGTTAGTCATAAAGTACAAGTTGTCAGTTTCTTAAGTTTCAAGCATCTGGCAGCTTGAGGTGAGTGATTCTTCATTAGCGCCGACAGATTGTCTAAATAGTGTTGAATGTGAAAAGGTTAGTAATTGTTGTGACACTGTTGCAATAATGAGTAGGAGTTGCAAAAACACTGTTGAGGTGGTACACATGTAGTGTACATGGTGTGTAAAAGCTACACTGCTCATGCAATGGAACTTTTTGACATGTATGAAAAATTGATAGCACGCTAGCTCAGCAGTAGCTCATGAAATTCTGTCTGCTTCTGTGTTTAATGGGTGGAAAGGAGATTCTCAATCCTTTTCATGCATGGCCGCATAGCTTCCTACAACACTGAAATTGAAGGAAGTAATAGAAATGTATAAAAGTAGAGAACTTAAACCCCTATTAGCGTGCTAAGAAGTGGCTTAGTTCATTTATGTCTTGAACTGGTTCTAAAATAAGTTACAGCTCCAACAAACTCAGAAACTGAGCATTTTGTGTTACTGATCTAATTAAGATTCATTGCTCTCATGTTCTCATATGTATACATTGGTCATGATAGTTGATACAGCCAACAAATACAGTTTACAACAACAAGAGCAGATGAAACTAAATTCCATAATCGTGgcacaaaaaaatcacagcatCCTAAGCATATTTCTGCAAATCAAAGTTTGAACAGtgtcttttgtttgtgtaaGTGCTCTTCTCAGGGCTGCTTGAGTGACAGAAACACATGGTAGCGATTAAGAATATTTCAAGTCTTTTTGACCCAACCCTGACTTCTCCCCAGAATGTGAGCATTTTCCAAAGTTACTTCCTTTCCATGtagttatgtatttattcatgtcATTTTTCAGTCGTTTGGCTGAATCCAGCAGATGAAGCAGCAATGTTTTGATTATACTGTGGCAACACATTATGAAGAAGTCTGCAGACTTACAAttgtcctttcttttttcttgctttttattttcttctacaGAGGGAAAACGAGAAAGCCGGAGAACGTTGAATATTGCCATCCGCCCACTAGATTTCCCTTTTCCAGCTTCAGATAAACTTTGTCCTCTTTTTCAAGATAAAGTAGAACTCCATTGGTGGCAGCTTCACGAGTCACATCTTTGTCTCCTGCAAAGGCAGAGATGACTGGTTTTCCGTTTAGCATCAAGTTAACCTGAATAATCCACAAGAAAGTAACAATTAATGAATGTGCAGGTAAAAGGATGACAATAAGGTGCAAACAACAAGCACAAAACTGCAACACAGACATTTATTAAAGTTAAGACAGGGTGTGCTGGTAAATATAGATTAATATTCTGtcagtctgaactttgactgcaTAATCAGGTGAGCTTTTCAAATTGGATGAACTTTCAGGGAAACCGCTCACTTTTGGCTGTTTTGAGACTAAGATACTAGAAGTTGAGgatatgtgaaaaagttaaaaatgtttcctcaaaCCTTTATATATTTGCATCTGAAGAACATGTAAATAAGAAACACAGCCTTGGGAATACCTCCAAGAAGCAAGATGCTTCCCTCTGTGAAGGAGACTTTTGGTTACTTGAACAACAAAGCAACCCAACTTCCTCTCAGTCTAAAATTTGTTTGCtataatgtgttgtttttcttcgcaTTAAATGATTATTCAAATAAGTATACTTCAATTTATTATGGGACTATTTTTATACATACTTTGATCCTGCTTTTGTAGAGGTATATATTCATTGCCCTTTGTCTAGACCAGTGATTTCCAAACTTTTCAGGCTCTGAGCAACAGAATACTGGTGGAAAAGACCATCATTACCAGTTAATCATACCAGAAGGTCGATTAAACAAGAGTGTTCTGATAACAGAAGCATAATCATGAGCAAAGATATTACTTTTATCTATTTAACGTTGACATATAACATTTACAGCATAAGTGTGCTTTCTATTATCAGAGTGGTGCAGAGGGGTTATGGACTCCACACTTCCTGATTCACAAACCCCAGTGGGGTTCCAACCCCGAATTAGGAAACCAGTGGTCTAGACTACTAAACCAATTTAATGAGATTTAAAGGAGCAGTGGGGCATTGGAAAAgcaaaaatccaataaaattcAAGGTGAATTGCTACCACTATTAAAACTGCTGCAATAAGAATGGGTCCTTCCTGAGCTGACAGAGCTGTCTTGTGACTAATGCCtggtgaaaagattttttttatgctggaTACCAAAACACATATTCTATTAGTTTTGTTCTGATAGTGCTGTTTGTCTGATTTACCAAAAAATAAGTTCTAATAAATATATCTTTTCAATATATGCTCTGatcttttttcctcttgctttttttagttttaccaaaaactgcCCAGAGTCCAAACCCTTTGGTGTGATGAATGTATAACATTTTTGATTGTGAATGATTTTATATTTAGGCTTTGTTGTCTGCTCCACTACATTAACATAGTTTTTCAGTTAACCGACTAGCCTTATTTCTTTTCAGTCCCATGAAGGCACTGAAGGGAATATACACAAGACACACTTATCAGCTTAGCTTTTTCAAATCTTTGGCCCAATTAGTGAACTCATAATTATAGAGAAGTCTGCATAAAGAGTTTGTGATGTTGAAAAAAGTGTGCCATCAAATGATTATCAATCTGCAAAATGGCACTTTTTTAGTTAATACAATGCTATGGTGTGTTTCTAGAAGATGTCATTATATCCTGTTCACCTGAACTATGTTCCTTTAGAAGTTGGAAAAATCTAACTCTGATTAATAGGTTCAGTTCAGTGACCCGGCTAAACACATTCATCCGAGTGAAGCTAACAATAATCTAGCCATGGTGAGTTATTGAGGAACCTCAGACTTTTCGAGATGTTTTGACTAATCCTGGCATTTCCACTAGaccacatttataaaataagttattttttccaCTTGTCATGGATGCATTATTACCAATTCCATTGAAAGGAAGCATCCTGAAATGAAGGtatcagatatttttgttttacttctgtaTCATTTGTGCTTGCCTTGAGGACAGCATAAAGGACAGGTATAAAATACTAAATTCACCCATTTTTCTCCTAAACAAAATTGCTAAAAGTGATATTTAGAGTacatctttttaaagtttttgatgATTAACAATTTTTAAAGCTGATATAATTGTGTCAGCTAATATTTTTAGAAGAATTACTATAATACATTTAGCCATGTTTACAGAAAATGATGTGTGAACTAAATGAAGACAGTACCTGTATAGTTTGGCTCTGGTACACTTTAATGACGTGGAAGTTAAAACTGTAGACTCCTTTTCTTGGGGAAAGAAAGACAGACTCAAATGTGAAGTAGTTTCCTATATTCACAAGCACCtgggagaaaaggaaaaagcaaaaacaatatgTATTGTGACAACAGTCCTTATTTATTCAATACttcaataaagtattatttCTAATGGCTTTTGTGATTACATAAAGAGAGTTATCAACCATGCTGGATTCTCTGCTGTGAGTGTCCCTGGGGTCAGACACTGAAATGACACAATTTGCCAAACATGTAACTGTTGTTTTAggtggatttaaaaaatgcattcaaagGTTTCCAGGGTGGTTTTTTTGGGGCTTTTATGGCCACATCACATTTTCCATTGCCAGCCCCAAACCTGAAATGATCTAGAGGCTTTGTCATGTGGTATTATATACAAAATAATCTACTGACAATAAGAAAGtagacaaataaatattttttcaggcATTTGCATGTTGAAATCTATGTAACCTGAATATGCCTGTCAGCATCTCAGCAGACCATTTACAACCATCTCATGGTGTCAGTAAAAGGTTTTTCTGCACACTACAATCACATTAGAGCCACTAAAGCAAAACGGAAAGAAAAGGTTTGTAGATTTTAATTAATGTAGGCAGCAATTCTCTTTCTACCTGCAGTTTCACACCCTCCTGATTTGCACCTGCTCAAAAACCAATGTAAGCTGAATCAGAACTCTTCACAAATGGGATTCGCTGAATTCACACACCAAATCAATATGCAGAGACGTCAAAAGATCACGGTGTGCAATTCAGACTAGAGGGCAGACGACTGTTTCAGGGATCCCAACACTTGATGCTGCCAATGTACGTgtaaattttctgatttttcatGTTTGGGCTCTTCTTTCATGCTCAAAGGAGACTGCAGCAACAGTCCAAGAATGCTAAGGCAATAAGCTGTATCTGCTTCCAGTTATGCCTGTCACCAACCACAGTAGAGCTTTTTAAATTGTCAAGTCTGTTTTGGTGTAGTTTGACATTTCTTGTCGCCACAATTACCtcaaatactattttttttgGCCTGAAATCCAATAGGTCTTACGAAAGTGacgcaaaatatgaaaaatacaatatttatagAGTATATAATACCTCCATCTCAAGGACTAGAACCAAACTGCACCAAAAAGTAGTCTAGTGAATATTGGTGGTGATAGGAGCAAAATagatgaaaattaaaacaagccaCATGTTGTGCAGCTGACTTCACACAAAAGCTAATCTAGGTAGAAATCATGCATTCTATTCAGATATGTCTGGTTGTTCATGTCATTAATTTGTATATTCAAATAAACAGCATGTATTTTGATCAAAAATCATTTTCCGTCTTTAAAATACAGCAATTGTTACATTGAAATAAACATTCCAATAGTTGCTTTGTCTCTGAGCGTTTGgaagaaattcaaaataaattaatggtCTACCATATATTTTTAGCTTACTAAGTGAAATTACTATTACTTAATTTCAATgtaattgtaaattaaataaatatttgtataacTGTTCTGAACTTTGTCTGACTTGTGGTTTTGAGtatgttttaagaaatatattgaTATTAGCAAATCCAAGCTAGTTCATAACAGTATTAGTTTAGTATGTTTGTATATACTTTAATTTATAATCTGATCAATATTTACCTTATCTCTGAATGGATTAGATAAAGGGAAGTATCATTTTACTATATTAAGTCATATTCTTCACTTACTGATACAGAAACtccattttgtggtttttccacTCAAATTACTTTCTTCTAGTTAAATCCGAGTATAGCCTCCAAATGTCAGTACTTGGACTTCCTTGATAATCTGAATGATAACaataaagaacatttctatAAGTCAATTTTATTACTTCTGTATCAGGTGTATCCACAGCTGATGAGAGAACAACTGCAAACGGATACAAAGTTTGAATTTCTCACATCTGCTGGACTTGATTGTTCCTGCATCTA
This genomic window from Xiphophorus couchianus chromosome 24, X_couchianus-1.0, whole genome shotgun sequence contains:
- the cbln4 gene encoding cerebellin-4, which encodes MVNSLILLLSWTMISEVARAQNDTEPVVLEGKCLVVCDSNPATDWRSSSSPLGISVRAANSKVAFSAVRSNNHEPSEMSNKTRIIYFDQVLVNIGNYFTFESVFLSPRKGVYSFNFHVIKVYQSQTIQVNLMLNGKPVISAFAGDKDVTREAATNGVLLYLEKEDKVYLKLEKGNLVGGWQYSTFSGFLVFPL